GGAGGACACCACATTTATGAATTGAAATTTACTAAATTGGGTCCGAATTTCATAACGGTAGAATACGGCAATGGCAGCAAAACGGTTCTACAATTTTATGCCATCGAGCCGATTGATCAAGCGCTGCAACGGCACGCTACATTTATGGTCGACAAAACCCAATGGAATGTACCGGGTGATCTGCGCGACAAGGTATTTGACGATTGGATGATGCATACCAAATCCAAACGGAACATTTTCAACGGCTACTGGGGCTGGGGAGACGATTGGGGTCTGACGCACGGACAGTTTCTGGCTGAGAAAAACACACTGTCTCCGGTCGCTAAAGAGGTGCGGGCCGTAGACGATTATTTGGAAACGGCGATCTGGACGAATCTGATGAACGGACATCATGAGGATTATTTAATTCATGATTTCTTGATGCCAGAGCCTAACGATACACCGACCTATCGAGGGTATGCTTATCCGCATGTATACAACACGTATTTCAGCATGTACAAGATTGCCAAGGAATACCCGGATCTTGTTACTTACAAGCATCCAAAGGAAACGTATTTGCTGCGGGCGTATAACATTTTCAAAGCATTGTATGAAGGGCCAGTCGCGTACAACTGGGAAACAGGTTTGATGGGCGAACTGACCACACCGGATATTATTCAGGCACTTCATGATGAAGGCTATGATGATGAAGCGAATGATCTTAAGGAAAAAATGGATCGTAAATATAACAATTTTAAAAATACAAAGTATCCTTATGGTTCTGAATATAGCTATGACAATACAGGGGAAGAAGCTGTATATACGTTAGCCAAGCAGAATATAGATACAGAGGGCGAGCAAAGTAAAGCCCTGGAAATGATGGGTAAAATCAATGCCAAAACCCGTGCGGCACGCGGTCATATGCCCGTATGGTACTACTACACCGATCCGGTGACGATTACCGGGGAGAACTGGTTTAACTTCCAGTACACGACTTCGCTTGCTGGATATGCGATGGATGACTGGATTCGCCATCATGAGGACAATCACCGTGAGGAACAACAACGGTTGTCCTATGCAGCTAAAATTGCCAATGTCGGAGCGATTAACTCCGGGCAAATCAGCTCGGACCCTGAAAACATCGGGGCGGTCGCATGGACGTATCAAGCGGAAAAAGGCAATAACGGCACGAACGGCACTGGCGGCGGTAAAAATGTTCCGCTCTTTAACGGCTGGCGCGGCATGAGTGGTGAGGCTGATCTCGGATTGTTCGGTGCGCTCAAAACCTTAAGCGCTGATATCGCGATGGATCCGATTTTTGGATTGACGGGCTACGGTGCAGAGGTGAGCAAAAGTGGCAACGTGTATACGATCAAGCCGCTGGACGGTTTGTTCAAGCGAATCAATCTGATTACGGAAAAGATGTATATCGAGCTGGAAAAGGATCAGTATACAGAAGCCAAGCTGGCAACTTCCAAGGATTATGTATGGCTTCAGTTGAAAAATCAAACGCCAGGCCAAGCTCATTCCACGTACATTACATTTGACGGTTTGAAGAAAGGAACGTATTTGGTTAAAGTAGGCGGTCAATCACAAGGGAAGTTTAATGCATATGCGCCTTCCAACAAGCTTAAATTGGAGATTGGTACAGCATCCTCCTACACGGTAGAGCTGACACCAACCACACCTGATCCGAACAAGGCACCTGTTGTAGACGCTGGCAAAGATTCGAAGGTGAAGCTGCCGGATCAAATTATTTTGAAAGGCACAGCTACGGATGATGGACTTCCGCAAGGAAAGGTGACGAGCGAGTGGAGTCTGGTCGAAGGACCACAGGACGCGAAGGTCACATTCAGCAGCAAAACATCGCTTCGCACGAAGGTGGACGTTTCCGAGCCAGGAACGTATGTGTTCAAGCTGACAGCCAGCGATTCTCAGTTGTCAGCGGAGGCTAAAGTAACGGTGGTAGCTGAACCGGCCGCTCCGTTACTTGAACAGCTTGCCGTTTACAAGTTTGATGAAACCAGCGGTTCTGTAGTTGCGGATTCTTCGGACAGTGGCAATGATGCTGCCGTGAAGGGAACGGCTGCATGGGCTGCGGGTAAAACAGGCAATGCTGTCAGCCTGAACGGCAAGGACAGCTACGTGCAGCTTCCGGCGGGTATTGTCAGTCGTGCACAGCAATTGACCGTATCCGGCTGGGTCAAAGCGAACAGCCTGAGCGATTATGTACGGATTTTTGACTTCGGCTCCGGGACGAATGAATATATGTTCCTGACGCCTAAAGCAGGAAATACCATGCTGTTTGCCATTACCAATCAAGGCAACGGGCAGGGACAGGAGCAGACGATTGAAGGCCCTGTACTGCCGACAGGCGTATGGAAGCATGTTGCGGTCACGCTTTCAGGTTCCACAGGTATTTTATACGTGGATGGAAAAGAAGTGGGACGCAATACCAACTTGACCCTGAATCCTACCAGTCTGGGACAGACCAAAAATAATTTTATCGGCAAATCTCAATACCCTGATCCTTATTTCAATGGTCTGGTGGATGAATTCCGGATCTACAGCCGTGCTTTGAATGCTTCTGAGGTAGCAGGTTTGGTCTCCGGTACAGCACAAAGCCTAACGGGAGTCGAGAAAATTACGGCTTTAAAAGAAGTAAACGTGACGACTCGTACGGGTGAAAAACCCGAACTGCCAAGCGTAGTGGAAGCTACGTATGGCGAAGGCTCCACTAAATGGGTGGCTGTGGAATGGGAGGATATAGACCCTGCACAATATGCTGCTCCAGGTTCGTTTGAGTTGAAGGGCAAAGTAGAAGGGACAGAGTTAAAGGCAATGGCGAAGGTAACCGTGATTGAGGTAGGGGCTGCGGTTCCATCGGTAACACCGGTTGGCCCGGAGAATTCAGTAACCCCGCCAACTACGACATCCCCGGTAACATCTGCCTTACCGCCTCGACCTGTCAGCTCCGCTAAATCAGCGGGGGTATTCTGAATGGGCGGCAACAACGCATAGTCATGACTAATTTTTCCCATCGTCACTTTCCTCCTATAAAGGGGAGAGTGGCGGTGGGTATCCTTGCATTTGGAGTGCAAAGCTGCGAACAAAATGTGAATGGGGGATAAAGTATGAGCAAGATTACATTTCTGGGTGCAGGCAGTACGGTATTTGCTAAAAATGTGCTTGGCGATTGTATGTTGACGCCTGCTTTGCAGGGCTTTGAACTAGCGTTGTTCGATATTGACCCCGTAAGGCTGAAAGATTCAGAAAATATTTTATCCAATTTGAAAAAAACAACAGGGAGCACCTGTGTGATCCGCTCCTACACTGACCGCAAGGAAGCACTGCGTGGAGCGACTTATGTGGTAAATGCCATCCAGGTGGGCGGCTATGATCCGTGTACAATTACGGATTTTGAAATTCCAAAAAAATACGGTCTGCGCCAAACGATTGCCGATACGGTCGGCATTGGTGGCATTTTCCGCAATTTACGCACGATTCCGGTAATGCTCGATTTTGCGGCAGACGTGCGTGAGGTGTGCCCGGATGCTTGGTTTCTCAACTACACCAATCCGATGGCAGTGCTGACGAATGTAATGAACGTTTATGGCGGTGTCCGTACGGTAGGGCTGTGTCATAGCGTGCAGGCGTGTATACCGGAGCTGTTCAAAAGCCTTGGGCTGGAGCAGGAAGGTGTAAAGGCAAAAATCGCAGGCATCAATCATATGGCGTGGCTGCTCGAAGTGAGTAAGGATGGTGTAGATTTATATCCTGAGATTAAAAAACGAGCCGCCGCTAAACAGCAGGAAAAGCATCATGATATGGTACGCTTTGAAATGATGCTAAAATTCGGCTATTACATTACAGAATCGTCCGAGCATAATGCGGAATATCATCCGTATTTTAT
The Paenibacillus peoriae DNA segment above includes these coding regions:
- a CDS encoding alpha-glucosidase/alpha-galactosidase, which translates into the protein MSKITFLGAGSTVFAKNVLGDCMLTPALQGFELALFDIDPVRLKDSENILSNLKKTTGSTCVIRSYTDRKEALRGATYVVNAIQVGGYDPCTITDFEIPKKYGLRQTIADTVGIGGIFRNLRTIPVMLDFAADVREVCPDAWFLNYTNPMAVLTNVMNVYGGVRTVGLCHSVQACIPELFKSLGLEQEGVKAKIAGINHMAWLLEVSKDGVDLYPEIKKRAAAKQQEKHHDMVRFEMMLKFGYYITESSEHNAEYHPYFIKRAYPELIERFNIPLDEYPRRCVNQIARWETMREELLGDQDLRHERSNEYASYIFEAIETNQPFAIGGNVMNTGLITNLPKEACVEVPCLVNRNGVTPTFVGDLPPQCAALNRTNINTQLLTIEAAITGKKEHIYHAAMLDPHTSAELSIDDIVSLCDDLIAAHGEWLPPYV
- a CDS encoding DUF5695 domain-containing protein, translated to MKFKGILAAFLFLTTASVLFGVHTAEAHELSNDKLTIQTGEHGEISSIRIKGDVFPTEYVMNATVTPEQNTADHQWLGELMFTYRLDGGSWTKAWTNKSADARKITISGNRVTVTYENSTNAEGIRNFKVIETYSAESNGSVLWNIQVQNTSGKKLEIGDFGLPLPFNEQWTNGDAIYETRVVTHSFVGNNSSYITAGRPSGIGSSLLLIPDSTTGAGFEYQDHWRDEEHPGSKWAWNPANEGKWLEGLNVFYIHSNVIKSTNRGYLPNTSLILNPGQSKNYGFKFLAVKDEHDVKDTLYQENLVDTTVVPGMIVPTNQKAKVDLRSKQAISKVTYPDGTVIPETDSKAGGHHIYELKFTKLGPNFITVEYGNGSKTVLQFYAIEPIDQALQRHATFMVDKTQWNVPGDLRDKVFDDWMMHTKSKRNIFNGYWGWGDDWGLTHGQFLAEKNTLSPVAKEVRAVDDYLETAIWTNLMNGHHEDYLIHDFLMPEPNDTPTYRGYAYPHVYNTYFSMYKIAKEYPDLVTYKHPKETYLLRAYNIFKALYEGPVAYNWETGLMGELTTPDIIQALHDEGYDDEANDLKEKMDRKYNNFKNTKYPYGSEYSYDNTGEEAVYTLAKQNIDTEGEQSKALEMMGKINAKTRAARGHMPVWYYYTDPVTITGENWFNFQYTTSLAGYAMDDWIRHHEDNHREEQQRLSYAAKIANVGAINSGQISSDPENIGAVAWTYQAEKGNNGTNGTGGGKNVPLFNGWRGMSGEADLGLFGALKTLSADIAMDPIFGLTGYGAEVSKSGNVYTIKPLDGLFKRINLITEKMYIELEKDQYTEAKLATSKDYVWLQLKNQTPGQAHSTYITFDGLKKGTYLVKVGGQSQGKFNAYAPSNKLKLEIGTASSYTVELTPTTPDPNKAPVVDAGKDSKVKLPDQIILKGTATDDGLPQGKVTSEWSLVEGPQDAKVTFSSKTSLRTKVDVSEPGTYVFKLTASDSQLSAEAKVTVVAEPAAPLLEQLAVYKFDETSGSVVADSSDSGNDAAVKGTAAWAAGKTGNAVSLNGKDSYVQLPAGIVSRAQQLTVSGWVKANSLSDYVRIFDFGSGTNEYMFLTPKAGNTMLFAITNQGNGQGQEQTIEGPVLPTGVWKHVAVTLSGSTGILYVDGKEVGRNTNLTLNPTSLGQTKNNFIGKSQYPDPYFNGLVDEFRIYSRALNASEVAGLVSGTAQSLTGVEKITALKEVNVTTRTGEKPELPSVVEATYGEGSTKWVAVEWEDIDPAQYAAPGSFELKGKVEGTELKAMAKVTVIEVGAAVPSVTPVGPENSVTPPTTTSPVTSALPPRPVSSAKSAGVF